One Apostichopus japonicus isolate 1M-3 chromosome 7, ASM3797524v1, whole genome shotgun sequence genomic region harbors:
- the LOC139969433 gene encoding uncharacterized protein → MAAAQPPNQITPEVRDNETNQLTEVHVPSAINMVLASPVQSYEQFMDSFMYLKKEDVDEFIPGMEEYPEENLFEREMNVKRERSAGMHDTALEQNLLVPRRKADDKDVENLDDLETEELGEGYNSLTTPRQRLPQQKYVKVDNFLDEMSSDEDDSDDLSFEDISDLLEDSADSLTFLDAKQLTLGMKDSIEKEETDDLSPNRGFMQKFSSHPPGDAISDPPGEAKSDQPGEANSDPPGEANSDPPGEANSDPPGEANSDPPGEANSGPPGEANSDPTGELESVSVWKIISHLPGEFDPTEDIQEAKVEVSEIRLSVRNLEGDPTIQVEESQSDEVQAFTLDPDFDYDNVRLTPKWSHENPSFSQMPS, encoded by the exons ATGGCTGCTGCTCAACCGCCAAACCAGATCACTCCAGAAGTGAGAGATAATGAAACCAACCAGCTCACAGAAGTACATGTACCTTCTGCAATTAACATGGTCTTGGCTTCTCCTGTACAGAGCTACGAACAGTTCATGGACTCTTTCATGTACCTTAAGAAGG AAGATGTTGACGAGTTCATACCAGGAATGGAGGAATACCCAGAAGAGAACTTATTTGAACGTGAGATGAATGTAAAGAGGGAAAGAAGTGCAGGAATGCATGACACAGCGTTGGAGCAAAATCTATTAGTTCCTAGAAGAAAAGCAGACGATAAAGACGTAGAAAACTTGGACGATTTAGAAACTGAG GAGCTTGGTGAAGGCTACAACTCTTTAACTACTCCAAGGCAAAGACTTCCACAGCAGAAATATGTGAAG GTTGATAATTTTCTAGATGAGATGTCGAGCGACGAAGACGACTCGGACGACCTCTCATTCGAGGACATCTCTGATCTTCTCGAGGATTCTGCCGACTCCTTGACATTCCTGGATGCCAAACAACTGACATTAGGAATGAAAGATAGTATCGAAAAAGAGGAGACAGACGACCTGTCACCAAATAGAG GCTTTATGCAGAAATTCTCATCACACCCACCTGGAGACGCCATTTCAGACCCACCTGGAGAGGCCAAGTCAGACCAACCTGGAGAGGCCAATTCAGACCCACCTGGAGAGGCCAATTCAGACCCACCTGGAGAGGCCAATTCAGACCCACCTGGAGAGGCCAATTCAGACCCACCTGGAGAGGCCAATTCAGGCCCACCAGGAGAGGCAAATTCTGACCCAACGGGAGAGTTGGAGTCGGTCTCTGTATGGAAGATCATCTCTCATCTGCCCGGAGAGTTTGATCCAACAGAAGATATCCAAGAAGCAAAAGTTGAAGTCAGCGAAATAAGATTATCAGTCCGCAATTTGGAAGGAGACCCGACTATCCAGGTCGAG GAATCACAATCTGATGAAGTACAAGCGTTTACTCTGGATCCCGACTTTGACTACGACAATGTTAGATTGACTCCAAAATGGAGTCACGAGAATCCGTCGTTCTCCCAAATGCCGAGTTGA